TGGATGCCTTGCGGGCCAGCAGGGAAAAGACTTCCTGCGTCACGTCTTCCGCGCCGGCTCGGTCGCCATTCAAGCGCCGCAGGGCGGTTGCATAAACCAGCGGAGAGTGAAGCCGCACCAGATCGCGGAACGCGGATTCGGAGCGGCTGCTCTCGAATCTTCGCAGGAGTTCCAAGGAGTCGTCTGCCATCATGTGAAGTAAAGCACCGCCAACTCCGTCCACCGGACAGGAATTTTTCGGCTTCGTTCCTTAGCCATTCTCTTCGTCGGGAGCGCTACTTTCAGCGGGCCTTTTCAAGAAGGCGGGGAGTTCTTGCCCGGGGCATCGAACTATGGAGGATGATCCAGGACTGCCGATGCGAAAGCTTCTTCCTCTTGTCACGATTGCCACCGTTTTGGCTGGATCGCTTCCTGTTGCCGCGTGGTTGGGAGGTGGCTTTTGGTTCATCGATCTCTTCAATCACTTCCAAGTGCAGTTCGCCTGGTTCCTACTGCTATGTCTTTTGTTGCTGCTTCTGGGCAGGCGCTGGAAGTCGGCGGCTCTGGCAGGAGTTTTCCTGCTGGTGCCTCTGGTAAGGATCCTTCCTTGGTTTTCTGCCGTTCCGGCGGTCGCGGGAGGTACAGGATCCGTCCGGCTGTGCTCGTTCAATGTCTTGGCCTCGAATGGCCGGTATTCGGACGCGATCGCTTGGGTAAGAAAAAGTGCTCCGGATGCGATCTTCTTCACCGAGGTAGATGAGGATTGGTCGGAGGCATTGAAGGAGCTGGAACATGACTATCCCCATTGGATCAATGCGGGGCCGGACTTCGCGTTTTTCTCGAAGCTGCCAATTCAGTCCTCCTCCGTGGATCTCGTCAGCGAGAGCGGCTATCCTTTGCTCCGGGTGAGGCTGGTCACGCCTGGAGGACCGGTGACCTACATCGCAGGTCATCCTCTCCCGCCCATGACTCCACGATGGGCGCGTTCCATGGATGTCTTCATGGAAGAGATGGCCCGATGTGTTGAATCGGAATCCGGACGCGTGGTAGTGGCGGGTGATTTCAATTCCAGCAGATGGAGCCATAGATCGAAGCCTCTTGTGAATGCCGGCTTGATCGAGGCGGCGAAAGGCAAGTCTCCGGGACCGACATGGAAGCGAACGAACCTGATCTTCGGGATTCCCATCGACCGCATGCTATATCGGGGCGAGGGCTTCGGATGCCGGAGCTTCGAGATTGGTCCTGATCTAGGGTCGGATCACCGGCCGGTGACAGGAGAATTTGTTTGGTGACGTGAGCTATGAGGTGGCGCTCCTTCCTCTTCCCGAAGCCCAAGGCCCTGGTCCTGCGCTTGGCCATCTTGGGATCTCTCTTGCCCATCCTTGGTTGGTGCGGCGGCAGCTACTGGATTTTCGACCTCTTCAATCATTTCCAGTGGCAGTATCTGTGCCTGCTAGGAGTCGCTTTCGTAACGCTGCTCTGCACGAGGGAATGGCGTTTTGCGGCGCTAGCCTCGCTGTGTCTGGCTATTCCGCTCACTAGGATCGGGCTGGGCGTAGTGGATAGCCCGTACCAGCCTTTCCCCGGCGGGAAACCATTGCGGATCACCAGCTTCAATGTGCTGACGGCAAATACGCGCTACGGCGACGCACTGTCCTGGATCCATAAGACGATGCCGGATGTGATTTTTCTGCCAGAAGTGGACGAGGAATGGGCCGCGCAATTGAGGCCTCTTCAGGGCAGTCACCCTTATGTGGTGGAACACATCGTGGAGGGGAATTTCGGCTTCGCCTGCTACTCGAAGCTTCCGATCCTTGAGCAAGAGATCATTCCCTGTGGTGAATTGGAACTGCCCTTGCTGAAGCTCCGTTTGCAAGGGGAGGGGAAGACCTTTGTGTTCTTCGGTGCACATCCGGTACCTCCTGCAATGAGTTCTGGGCGCGGGAACGGGATGTCTTTCTCGGTATTATCGCCGCGCAGGTGGAGGCGCAAAAGGACACGGTGATCGTGGTGGGAGATATGAACGCCACCGTGTGGAGCCAAGGCATGAAGCCTCTGAAGGACGCCGGACTCCGAGGTTGGGAAGGCATTCCAACATGGTCACGGGAGAATCCTCTCCTCGCAGTTCCGATCGATTATGTCCTCTATCGAAAGGGCGAGTCTTCGTTCATCGAGAGCAGCGGATATGAGGTTGGTCCTGACTTGGGGTCCGATCATCGCCCGGTGACGAGGGATCTGGTTTGGTAAGCCGGAATCCGAAATGAAAAACCCCGCCGCCCTTTCGGACGACGGGGTCTTGGTAAAACAGGAAGCTAAGCAGCTTACTTGCGCTTGGCCTCTTCGCGCTCCTTGGCGGCCTTGATGACCTCGTCGGAGACGTTCTTCGGGCAAGGGGCGTAGTGGCTGAACTCCATGGAGAACTGGCCACGACCGGAGGTCATGGTGCGCAGGTCGCCGATGTAGCCGAACATGGCGGAGAGCGGGGCCTCGGCCTTGACGCGAACACCACCCGGGGTCGGCTCCTGGCCTTGGATCATGCCCCGGCGACGGTTGAGGTCGCCGATCACGTCACCCACCTTCTCCTCCGGCGCGAACACATCGAGCTTCATCATCGGCTCGAGGATCTGCGGAGCGCACTTCGGCATGGTCTGGCGGTAGGCCGCCTTGGCAGCGATTTCGAAGGCGATGTTGCTGGAGTCCACGGCGTGGAAACCACCTTCGTTGAGCGTGACCTTGAAGTCCAAGCAAGGGTAGCCAGCAAGTGGTCCTTTATCGACGGAGGTCTTGAAGCCCTTGTCGACGGCCGGGATGAACTCTTTCGGGATGCTGCCGCCGACGACCTTCGATTCGAAGATGAAGCCGGAGCCGGGTTCGCCGGGCTCGATGGTGTAATCGATCTTCGCGTACTGGCCGGAACCACCCGACTGCTTCTTGTGGGTGTAGCTGTCCGTCACCGGCTTGGTGATGGTTTCGCGGTAGGCGACCTGCGGGGCGCCGACGTTGACCTCCACCTTGTGGGTGCGCTTGAGGATGTCGATCTTGATGTCGAGGTGAAGCTCGCCCATGCCCTTGAGGATCATCTCATTGGTTTCCTCGTCGGTTTCGACGCGGAAGGACGGGTCTTCCTGCACCATCTTGCCGATGGCGGTAGCAAGCTTCTCGGCGTTGGCCTTGTCCTTCGGCGCGACCGCGATGGAGATCACGGGATCCGGGAAGACCATCGGCTCGAGAGTGGCCGGGTTCTTCTCGTCACAAAGGGTGTGACCCGTTTGCACGTTCTTGAGGCCCACGATCGCGATGATGTCACCCGCTTGGGCGGATTCGACTTCATTGCGGTCATCGGCGTGCATTTCCACCATGCGGCTGACGCGTTCGGTCTTGCCGGTGAAGGAGTTGAGGATCGTGTCGCCCTTCTTGATCGTGCCCGAGTAGATGCGGGTGAAGGTCAGGGCGCCGAACTTGTCGTCCATGATCTTGAAAGCGAGCGCGCGAAGCGGCTTGGTCGGATCGCTGATGGCGAATTCGCCGGTCTCGTTGCCTTCGGCGTCGACTTCCGGGAGCGGCTTCACTTCCGGAGGGGAAGGAAGGAAATCCACCACCGCGTCGAGCACGAGTTGGAGGCCCTTGTTCTTGAAGGAGGAGCCGCAGTAGGTCGGGAAGAATGCGAGATCAATGGTGCCCTTGCGGATGCAACGCTTGACGGTCTCGATATCCGGCTCCACGCCTTCGAGGTATTTCTCCATCACCTCGTCGTCTTGTTCGACGGCGGTTTCGATGAGGGCGGCACGGTATTCCTCGACCTTGTCCACCATGTCGGCGGGCACGTCGGTGACCTTGAAGTTTTCCGGGAGGCCGGAGTCATCCCAGATATGGGCCTTGCGGGTCAGGAGATCGACCACGCCGACGAAGTCGGACTCGGTGCCGATCGGCAGCACCATCACCAGCGGGTGGGCGCCGAGCACTCTCTTCACCTGGCCGACGACGCGGTAGAAATCTGCACCGATACGGTCGAGCTTGTTGACGTAAATCACACGGGCAACGCCGGAATCGTTGGCGTAGCGCCAGTTCGTTTCGGATTGGGGCTCCACACCGCCGGAACCGCAGAATACGCCGATACCGCCGTCGAGGACCTTCAGCGAGCGGTAAACTTCGATGGTGAAGTCAACGTGGCCCGGGGTGTCGATGACGTTGAATTGGTTGCCCTTCCAGAAGCAGGTGGTGGCGGCGGACTGGATGGTGATGCCGCGCTCAGCTTCCTGTTCCATGAAGTCCATGGTGGAAGCACCGTCGTGCACCTCACCGATCTTGTGGATCTTGCCGGTGAGTTTGAGAATACGCTCGGTGGTGGTCGTCTTGCCCGCATCCACGTGAGCGAAAATGCCAATGTTGCGGTATTTGGTGAGGTCCTTCATGCTCTTGAGTGTATGCGGTTTGGGGCCGACGGGACGCGCCGGGGCGAACTCCTTAGTCGGCTTCCGGCAAATGGCAATCCCGGACTCACGGATTTTCCGCGACTTTTGTGGCAATTTCGCGTCTGGACGTTGCGAAAATCCGCCCGATGCTCCGCCGCGTGGCCGAGGTGATTCTGGAAATCGACGGGGTGATCAAGCGGTTCGACGATTTCACGGCCGTGGACGGGGTTTCCTTCCAAGTGTGTGCCGGTGAAACCGTCGGCCTGCTCGGGGTCAACGGCGCAGGGAAAACTACCCTGATGAACATGATTCTGGGCCTGACCACTCCCAGTGGCGGGGCGATACGGGCGTTTGGGATGGATTTGCAGAAGCACCGGCTGGAAATTCTCCAGCGTTCGAACTTCTGCACCACCTACGCCACCCTGCCCGGAAACCTGAAGGTCCGGGCAAATCTGGAGATTTTTGCCCGTCTCTATTCCGTCCCGAAGCCGAAAGAAAAGGTCTCCGAACTTCTGGAACTTCTAGAAATCACCAAACTGGCGGACAAATCGACCGGCCAGCTTAGTGCGGGGGAGTCCACGCGGGTGAATCTGGCGAAAGCGTTGCTGAACGATCCCGATCTGCTTTTGCTCGACGAACCGACCGCTTCGCTCGACCCGGACATCGCGGACAAGGTCCGGAAGCTTGTCCGCCACGTCCAGCGCACCCGTCATCCGGCCATTCTCTATACCTCGCACAACATGCGGGACATCGAGGAGGTCTGCGACCGCGTTCTCTTCCTCCATGCCGGGAAGATCCTCGCCGCCGGCACTCCGGACGAGATCACCAAGCACTTCGAGGAGGACGATCTGGAAGACGTCTTCATCAAGATCGCGCGTTCGGGGGAATTGGCGAAATAGGAGAGCTCCCTAGACTGCTCCGATTGCTTCTAGACCGTCTGGTGAGTTCTGCTAGATTGCGGATGAACGCCATGGAAACCGAGCCTGAGAAGCCGCAGTCGTCCGTCCCGCCGCCACCGGATCTGCCACCGCCGCCACCGCCCTCCGCGGTGCCGCCGCCTCCGGACATCCCGCCACCACCGCCGCCCTCCGCGATGCCGAAGCCGGATTTGGGCCCGCCGCCACCATCACCGGCTCCGCCGCCACCCCCGGGTGTGACGGCCGCACAGGTGATCAAACCGAAGGTGGCGCCGAAAGCGGAAGAGGAGACCGAGGAGATCGATCCCTTTGACGGTGATCCGGTGCCCGCAGCGGGGACCGAGGCTGCGTTCGACAACCGGGTGATCGCCGTGATCATCGACGGCTTTGTCGCCGCGGGTCTCTATATCTTCGCCAATGTGGTCCTGCCGTCCTTCCTGGCTTATGCGGTGTACGCCGCCTATCTCCTTGTGAGGGACGCCTTGCCGTTCCTGGAAGGGCAGAGCGTGGGCAAGAAGCTCATGAAGATCCGCGCCGTGGGTCCGAATGGCGAGAAGCTCACCAACGATTGGAAGACCAGCATCATCCGGAATGTGCCACTGGCGATTCCGTTCTTCGGATTGATCGAGGCTTACATCCTTTATCAGAAGAAGGAGAAGGGAGAACCGCTCATCCGCCTCGGCGACGAGTGGGGCAAGACCCGGGTGGTCGCTGTCGGCGGGCCTTCCGGGATCTGAGAATCCCGTTCATTCCATTTACCGGGCAGCCGGGGCGGGTGACCGCTCCGGCTGTTCCCGTTATAAGAGGCGGGGCTCCCTCCCTAGCGAAACGAGAAAGCCCGCCACGGCGAAACCGAGGCGGGCTTGGGAATGGTGAGGAAGCGAGGCTTGGCTTACTTGACGATGGTTTCGTCGAGCAGGCCGGCGTCAATGAATTGTCCGCCGTTGGTCTGCTTCACATGGATCGCCAGGGTGTTGCCGGTCGGCTTCAAGAGCGATGCGGCATCAGCCGGAAGGTCGACGATGGAATAGTTCCCGTTATGGCCAGGCAACTTGGCGATTTCCACGCCGTTCAGGAAGACGGTGGCGTCTTCATCGTGGAAGATCCGGAGCATCAGGGTTCCTTGAAGCTTGGCGCTGACATTGAAGCTGCGCCGCAGCCAGATGTCATTGCTGCTCCACACGGTGCCGACTTTGGCGTTCGGCGTTTGGCGGGTGCCGAAGCCACCCTTGCCGTCCTTCCAAGACTTGTCATCGAAGGAATCCTTCTCCCAACCGTCGCCGGGATTCTCGAAGGTGTATTTCCATGCTTGAGGTTGAGCTTCGGATGTCGGGGCGACCGGCTTGTAAGTGGCGGCGTC
This portion of the Luteolibacter luteus genome encodes:
- a CDS encoding endonuclease/exonuclease/phosphatase family protein; protein product: MRKLLPLVTIATVLAGSLPVAAWLGGGFWFIDLFNHFQVQFAWFLLLCLLLLLLGRRWKSAALAGVFLLVPLVRILPWFSAVPAVAGGTGSVRLCSFNVLASNGRYSDAIAWVRKSAPDAIFFTEVDEDWSEALKELEHDYPHWINAGPDFAFFSKLPIQSSSVDLVSESGYPLLRVRLVTPGGPVTYIAGHPLPPMTPRWARSMDVFMEEMARCVESESGRVVVAGDFNSSRWSHRSKPLVNAGLIEAAKGKSPGPTWKRTNLIFGIPIDRMLYRGEGFGCRSFEIGPDLGSDHRPVTGEFVW
- the fusA gene encoding elongation factor G, encoding MKDLTKYRNIGIFAHVDAGKTTTTERILKLTGKIHKIGEVHDGASTMDFMEQEAERGITIQSAATTCFWKGNQFNVIDTPGHVDFTIEVYRSLKVLDGGIGVFCGSGGVEPQSETNWRYANDSGVARVIYVNKLDRIGADFYRVVGQVKRVLGAHPLVMVLPIGTESDFVGVVDLLTRKAHIWDDSGLPENFKVTDVPADMVDKVEEYRAALIETAVEQDDEVMEKYLEGVEPDIETVKRCIRKGTIDLAFFPTYCGSSFKNKGLQLVLDAVVDFLPSPPEVKPLPEVDAEGNETGEFAISDPTKPLRALAFKIMDDKFGALTFTRIYSGTIKKGDTILNSFTGKTERVSRMVEMHADDRNEVESAQAGDIIAIVGLKNVQTGHTLCDEKNPATLEPMVFPDPVISIAVAPKDKANAEKLATAIGKMVQEDPSFRVETDEETNEMILKGMGELHLDIKIDILKRTHKVEVNVGAPQVAYRETITKPVTDSYTHKKQSGGSGQYAKIDYTIEPGEPGSGFIFESKVVGGSIPKEFIPAVDKGFKTSVDKGPLAGYPCLDFKVTLNEGGFHAVDSSNIAFEIAAKAAYRQTMPKCAPQILEPMMKLDVFAPEEKVGDVIGDLNRRRGMIQGQEPTPGGVRVKAEAPLSAMFGYIGDLRTMTSGRGQFSMEFSHYAPCPKNVSDEVIKAAKEREEAKRK
- a CDS encoding ABC transporter ATP-binding protein, whose translation is MLRRVAEVILEIDGVIKRFDDFTAVDGVSFQVCAGETVGLLGVNGAGKTTLMNMILGLTTPSGGAIRAFGMDLQKHRLEILQRSNFCTTYATLPGNLKVRANLEIFARLYSVPKPKEKVSELLELLEITKLADKSTGQLSAGESTRVNLAKALLNDPDLLLLDEPTASLDPDIADKVRKLVRHVQRTRHPAILYTSHNMRDIEEVCDRVLFLHAGKILAAGTPDEITKHFEEDDLEDVFIKIARSGELAK
- a CDS encoding RDD family protein, producing METEPEKPQSSVPPPPDLPPPPPPSAVPPPPDIPPPPPPSAMPKPDLGPPPPSPAPPPPPGVTAAQVIKPKVAPKAEEETEEIDPFDGDPVPAAGTEAAFDNRVIAVIIDGFVAAGLYIFANVVLPSFLAYAVYAAYLLVRDALPFLEGQSVGKKLMKIRAVGPNGEKLTNDWKTSIIRNVPLAIPFFGLIEAYILYQKKEKGEPLIRLGDEWGKTRVVAVGGPSGI